The following DNA comes from Polynucleobacter sp. MG-6-Vaara-E2.
ATTTTTTGGCATCGCCATGACAACTGGCACAGGATTGATTGTTCTTTTCAGGCTTATTCCATAAAACTTCGCCATCACCTACCCAAAACATCGCCGGGTTGAGGCTAGGATCATCTTGCATGGCTTTATTTTCAGACGACATTAGCTCGTAACTTGACTGAGGTTTTGATTTGCTGCTATCGCTAGCCGCCAACAGCGTGGCAGAATTCAAGATCATCGTGGCAGCAAGAAACCACAAGAACTGTGGCTTACTCATGAAACCGTGATGTTGGCTTGGTTCACCGCCTCATAGCCATTATCACCAGACCATTTAAATTCTAAGACACCAGTTTCTGTAGCGATGGTAGTAAAGATGATCAATGGATTAGCGCCGATTCCAGAGTAAAAGTCCGCTTTAAAAATTTCGACATCGTTATAGGTGCAAGTGAATACCCGAATAATGTCTCTCGGGATTAACTTGCCGCTTTCGGTATAGCGAAATCCTGATTCCATATCGTGCTGAGCAATTGCCCGAATCTCGATGATCGAGCCCTTCTTAGCACTCGATGGCATGGTGATAGAGGTACGAGAAGTTTTACTCATGATTCCTCCTCATACCAACTCAGTACAGGCTGATAGCGTCACCAAGGTTTCCGCTTGTCCTTGATAAAAACTACCATTACTCATCTGCGCAATAGCCCGCACAGTTTGGCTATCGGCTAAACGAACGCGAGTAGTAATAGTAGCCGTGCCAGAGCGCGGCGTTAAGTAAACCGTAAAAATATTGGGCAATGGATTGCCCTCAGCAATCACATGGATTGATTTCACGTAATCATTGGCTGTCATTGGGCTATCCACACTGACCTTGAGCACGACGAGGTTGCCGTTTTCCACCAAGGGTGGAATAACGAGTTTGACTTTTCCGTCTATCACAGGCTTTCCACCAGTAATTTCTTGAATGGCTTTTGCAGCGTCTTCTGGTTTTGCAAATACAGTCGCAGGACTAAACCAAGCTCCGACAGCAATCAAGCCGAGCTGTTGAATTTTCTTGAGCCAAGCACGTCGACTCTTTTGAAAAACAAATTCTTTATGCATCATTTGTTATTGGTATTTAAGGTCAGTAAAAATGTCAAAACATCTTCAATCTCTTGACCACTCAGAATCGTTTGCCCTGCAAACTTTGGGGCAACCCGATTGAGATGATCAGTGCGGTAATACGCTGGCATGATGGTATTGGGATTAAAGTAACTGGCATCCACGATTCTGGCTCTTAATTGAGGTGTTGTATACCGCGCCACACTACTACTGAGCTCAGGAGCTAGGTTGCCCTGAAAACGCCCCTCTGGAAACGGTCCACTATGACACAGCAGACACAATCCCGTTTGACGACTAGCCACAATGGCTCTTCCACGAAGAGCATCACCTGGCAATGCAGTGAGCGGTTGATCTATCGCGCCATTAACAATCGTTTGTGCAGCAATCGGATGGAGATTGAGGGCGCCTAGCAAGAATATTGCTAGAACGCACCCCTTTCTCATAAACGCTGTTTCACAAAGCTTTAATGATTAAACGAGCTTAATGCCGCTATTTTTCAAAGGTACAGTGCGGTAACGCTTGCCTGTTGCACGGTAGATGGCGTTGAGCACTGCTGGGGCAGCCACTGCAATCGTAGGCTCACCAACGCCACCCCACTCTTTACCGCCACCCTGAATCACAATAGTTTCAACCTTTGGCATCTGGGATAAACGAATGGAATTAAATGTGTCGAAGTTCTTCTGCACGACGGCACCATTTTCAATCGTAATCTCTTCTTCAAACAAAGCAGATAAGCCGTATACGAAAGAGCCAGAAACTTGGCGAGATACCTGAGCTGGATTAACGATATAACCTGGATCGGTAGCAGCAACAATACGATGTATCTTCACTTCATTGCCATTGGTCACCGAGAGTTCACAAGCAGCGGCTACATAACTACCGAATGAGCGCATTTGTGCTACACCACGGTAAACGCCTGGAGC
Coding sequences within:
- a CDS encoding thiosulfate oxidation carrier complex protein SoxZ, with the protein product MSKTSRTSITMPSSAKKGSIIEIRAIAQHDMESGFRYTESGKLIPRDIIRVFTCTYNDVEIFKADFYSGIGANPLIIFTTIATETGVLEFKWSGDNGYEAVNQANITVS
- a CDS encoding SoxY-related AACIE arm protein; this translates as MMHKEFVFQKSRRAWLKKIQQLGLIAVGAWFSPATVFAKPEDAAKAIQEITGGKPVIDGKVKLVIPPLVENGNLVVLKVSVDSPMTANDYVKSIHVIAEGNPLPNIFTVYLTPRSGTATITTRVRLADSQTVRAIAQMSNGSFYQGQAETLVTLSACTELV
- the soxX gene encoding sulfur oxidation c-type cytochrome SoxX; the encoded protein is MRKGCVLAIFLLGALNLHPIAAQTIVNGAIDQPLTALPGDALRGRAIVASRQTGLCLLCHSGPFPEGRFQGNLAPELSSSVARYTTPQLRARIVDASYFNPNTIMPAYYRTDHLNRVAPKFAGQTILSGQEIEDVLTFLLTLNTNNK